The following proteins come from a genomic window of Chryseobacterium glaciei:
- a CDS encoding TetR/AcrR family transcriptional regulator has product MSKAEKTKQFIIEKTASLFNTKGYTSTSLSDITEATGLTKGSIYGNFENKDQVAIEVYKYNSSLLAKSMARSLGDEFTTTIDKLNAFVNFYRKNWEMVFESGGCPLMNAATEADDTFPALKKQVSHSFEVWIKKIVSVIVDGQQKKEIHQHINADEYGALFIMIVEGGILLSKTTDDEKYLNLALDRILLMIDKELKLLPS; this is encoded by the coding sequence ATGTCAAAAGCAGAAAAGACAAAACAGTTTATTATTGAAAAAACAGCCTCTTTGTTTAATACGAAGGGCTATACTTCTACGTCGCTTTCAGACATAACGGAAGCTACAGGATTAACGAAAGGAAGCATCTACGGAAATTTTGAGAACAAAGATCAGGTTGCAATTGAGGTCTATAAATACAACTCAAGCTTACTGGCAAAAAGTATGGCAAGATCTTTAGGCGATGAATTTACTACTACCATTGATAAACTCAATGCATTTGTGAATTTCTACCGAAAAAACTGGGAAATGGTTTTTGAAAGTGGCGGATGTCCCTTAATGAATGCAGCGACTGAAGCTGACGATACTTTTCCTGCGTTAAAAAAGCAGGTTTCTCACTCCTTTGAAGTTTGGATCAAAAAAATTGTATCTGTTATTGTTGATGGACAGCAAAAGAAAGAGATTCATCAACATATAAATGCTGATGAATACGGAGCACTGTTTATTATGATCGTTGAAGGAGGCATTCTGCTTTCCAAAACAACAGATGATGAAAAATATCTCAACCTTGCTTTAGACAGGATTTTATTAATGATTGACAAAGAGCTAAAACTCCTTCCATCATAA
- a CDS encoding acetyl-CoA C-acetyltransferase yields METKKVAIVGYNRIPFARMNTAYADKGNQDLLLSALDGLINRYNLKGKLLGEVAGGATIKHISESNLIRETVMNTSLDPATPACDLQQACDTGIESAVYIGNKIALGQIESGIACGVEAMSNIPFESSPRLRKALLKANKEKSAFGKLKQLLSPKLKDWMPIPYKGQEPKTGLVMGGHTEITAKYYQISREDQDELAFKSHQNMAKAYDEGFFDDMITPAFGLDKDNNLRRDTSLEKLASLKPAFDKQNGTLTAGNSTPFTDGASAVLLASEEWAKANNLPILAYITFSEIAGIEYVENKQNLLLAPVFAADRMLKKAGMSLEDFDYYEIHEAFAAQVLATLKIWENDDLAKKFGLEKALGKIDRNKLNVKGGSLAVAHPFAATGGRIIGTLAKILHEKGSGKGFISICAARGQGVTMILEK; encoded by the coding sequence ATGGAAACAAAAAAAGTAGCAATCGTAGGATACAACAGAATCCCATTTGCCAGAATGAATACCGCCTACGCAGACAAAGGAAATCAGGATTTACTGCTTTCCGCTCTGGATGGTTTGATCAATCGTTACAACCTTAAAGGAAAACTTCTCGGTGAAGTTGCCGGAGGTGCGACCATCAAGCATATTTCTGAAAGCAACCTCATCAGAGAAACAGTGATGAATACTTCTCTTGATCCTGCAACTCCAGCGTGCGACCTTCAACAAGCGTGTGATACAGGAATTGAATCAGCAGTATACATCGGAAATAAGATTGCTTTAGGTCAGATCGAAAGCGGAATTGCCTGCGGTGTTGAAGCCATGAGCAATATCCCGTTTGAATCCTCACCAAGATTAAGAAAAGCTTTATTAAAAGCCAACAAAGAAAAATCTGCTTTCGGAAAACTAAAACAATTATTAAGTCCAAAACTGAAAGACTGGATGCCGATTCCTTACAAAGGTCAGGAACCGAAAACAGGTTTGGTAATGGGCGGTCACACAGAAATTACCGCTAAATATTATCAGATTTCTCGTGAAGATCAGGATGAATTAGCTTTCAAAAGTCACCAAAATATGGCAAAAGCTTATGATGAAGGATTTTTTGATGATATGATCACTCCGGCTTTTGGTTTAGATAAAGACAATAATCTCCGTCGTGATACAAGTTTAGAGAAATTAGCTTCATTAAAACCCGCTTTTGATAAACAAAACGGAACTTTAACAGCCGGAAACTCAACTCCATTTACCGATGGAGCTTCTGCCGTTTTATTGGCCAGTGAAGAATGGGCAAAAGCCAATAATTTACCAATTTTAGCATACATCACATTCTCAGAAATTGCTGGAATTGAATATGTTGAAAATAAACAGAACTTATTGCTCGCTCCCGTTTTTGCAGCAGATAGAATGCTTAAAAAAGCAGGAATGAGTTTGGAAGATTTTGATTATTATGAAATCCACGAAGCTTTTGCAGCACAGGTTTTAGCAACATTAAAAATTTGGGAAAATGACGATTTGGCTAAAAAATTCGGACTGGAAAAAGCATTAGGAAAAATCGACAGAAACAAATTAAACGTAAAAGGCGGAAGTCTAGCAGTAGCACATCCTTTTGCCGCAACCGGCGGAAGAATTATCGGAACTTTAGCTAAAATTTTACACGAAAAAGGAAGCGGAAAAGGATTTATTTCCATCTGCGCTGCTCGTGGACAAGGCGTAACGATGATTTTAGAAAAATAA
- a CDS encoding PaaI family thioesterase, producing MDRLEQLKQFIGKEFTQSPSPFMKWLNPIVLSVEEGQLEFQYKVRAEWLNPIGNLHGGVTAAIVDDIIGATMFSLNENSFITTINNVIDYFSTAKENDNIVAETKIIKRGKQFVNAQCEIWNADKTRLIARGTSNLFKINN from the coding sequence ATGGACAGATTAGAACAATTAAAACAATTCATCGGAAAAGAATTTACCCAATCTCCTTCTCCTTTTATGAAATGGCTCAACCCCATCGTACTTTCTGTAGAGGAAGGACAGTTGGAGTTTCAATATAAAGTAAGAGCCGAATGGCTAAATCCGATCGGAAATCTTCATGGCGGAGTGACCGCAGCGATTGTTGATGACATCATTGGAGCGACAATGTTCTCTCTAAATGAAAATTCTTTTATAACAACCATCAATAATGTCATAGATTATTTCTCCACTGCAAAAGAAAATGATAATATTGTAGCCGAAACAAAAATCATTAAAAGAGGAAAGCAATTTGTAAACGCACAATGCGAAATATGGAACGCAGACAAAACGCGTTTAATTGCAAGGGGAACCTCTAATCTATTTAAAATCAATAACTAA
- the fabF gene encoding beta-ketoacyl-ACP synthase II — MKRVVITGLGAVTPLGNNVEDFWQNSINGVSGANLITHFDTEKFKVHVACEVKNFDPKAHLTHQEIKRSDLFSQYAMYSSAEALKDSGLELENMDPFDTGVIWGTGQGGMWTFESEVMEFTKGDGTPRFNPFFVPKFIANMASGMISMKFGLQGINYTTISACATGNTAIMDAFNYIRLGKAKVIVSGGSEAAITPASVGGFSIMKAMSTRNDDFATASRPYDANRDGFVMGEGAGALILEEYEHAKARGAKIYAELVGAAMTADAYHMTAPHPDGVGAIKAMQLALNEAGANIEDIDYLNPHATSTPMGDLVELKGINKLFKGSKNLDISATKSMTGHLLGAAGAAEAILSIKAIQHGIIPPTINLHNIDENIPKDVNIIFGEAKEKDITFALSNAFGFGGHNATLVFKKFTS; from the coding sequence ATGAAAAGAGTTGTCATTACAGGACTAGGTGCAGTTACACCTTTGGGAAATAATGTCGAAGATTTTTGGCAAAACAGTATTAATGGAGTTAGTGGGGCCAACTTAATTACCCATTTCGATACCGAAAAATTTAAAGTACATGTGGCTTGTGAGGTTAAAAATTTTGATCCAAAAGCACATTTGACTCATCAGGAAATTAAAAGAAGTGATTTATTTTCACAATATGCCATGTATTCTAGTGCGGAAGCGCTTAAAGATTCAGGACTTGAACTAGAAAATATGGATCCATTCGATACCGGGGTAATCTGGGGAACCGGACAAGGCGGAATGTGGACTTTCGAAAGTGAAGTAATGGAATTCACCAAAGGCGACGGAACACCAAGGTTTAATCCTTTCTTCGTTCCGAAATTCATTGCTAACATGGCGTCAGGTATGATTTCTATGAAATTTGGCCTTCAGGGTATTAATTATACTACTATTTCAGCTTGTGCTACAGGAAATACAGCAATAATGGATGCTTTCAATTATATCAGATTAGGAAAAGCGAAAGTAATCGTTAGTGGTGGTTCTGAAGCAGCTATTACTCCGGCTTCTGTTGGAGGTTTTTCTATTATGAAAGCAATGTCTACAAGAAATGATGATTTTGCAACAGCAAGTCGTCCATATGACGCTAACAGAGATGGTTTTGTTATGGGAGAAGGTGCCGGAGCATTAATTCTTGAAGAATATGAGCACGCCAAAGCAAGAGGTGCAAAAATCTACGCAGAACTAGTAGGAGCAGCGATGACTGCGGATGCTTATCACATGACAGCACCTCATCCAGATGGTGTTGGAGCAATTAAAGCAATGCAATTGGCACTTAATGAAGCAGGAGCGAATATAGAGGATATTGACTATTTAAATCCTCACGCAACTTCTACTCCGATGGGAGATTTGGTTGAATTAAAAGGAATCAATAAATTATTCAAAGGAAGTAAAAACCTTGATATCAGTGCTACTAAATCAATGACGGGTCACTTGTTGGGAGCGGCCGGAGCAGCGGAAGCTATTCTTTCTATAAAAGCGATCCAACATGGAATTATTCCACCAACGATCAATCTTCATAATATTGATGAGAATATTCCGAAAGACGTGAATATTATTTTCGGTGAAGCTAAAGAAAAAGATATTACGTTTGCTCTAAGTAATGCTTTCGGTTTTGGAGGACATAATGCTACTTTGGTTTTTAAGAAGTTTACTTCGTAA
- a CDS encoding murein L,D-transpeptidase catalytic domain family protein, translated as MKGFYSVLGIVYMVTTSFYLSPKEAVVKNEITTKIERLNETKTEKITTVSSSEALYKSITFEAGHELNEEVFFKALTGFENLKKAGLLNQDAHLLTVCDFSMSSNTKRLWVIDTEEKKVLFNSLVAHGKNTGEEFATNFSNTNSSLQSSLGFYITDATYNGDNGYSLRLLGMDKGFNDAAYKRAIVMHGADYVSDDFAAVHKRIGRSWGCPAVPRDLTQPIINTIKGRNCLFIYYPDQNYLSKSEWLKTSV; from the coding sequence ATGAAAGGATTTTATAGCGTATTAGGTATTGTTTACATGGTTACGACTTCATTTTATCTGTCTCCAAAAGAAGCGGTAGTAAAGAATGAAATCACTACAAAAATTGAAAGATTAAACGAAACTAAAACTGAAAAAATCACTACAGTATCTTCATCAGAAGCATTGTACAAATCAATTACATTTGAAGCAGGGCACGAACTTAACGAAGAAGTTTTCTTTAAAGCTTTAACAGGTTTTGAGAATTTAAAGAAAGCTGGTTTGCTTAATCAGGATGCTCACTTATTAACGGTATGCGATTTTTCGATGTCTTCTAACACGAAAAGACTTTGGGTGATTGACACAGAAGAAAAGAAAGTATTATTCAATTCACTGGTAGCACACGGAAAGAATACGGGTGAAGAATTTGCCACTAACTTTTCGAATACCAACAGTTCACTTCAAAGCAGCTTAGGATTTTATATCACAGATGCTACTTATAACGGAGACAACGGGTATTCTTTAAGATTGCTGGGAATGGATAAAGGCTTTAATGATGCAGCTTACAAAAGAGCCATCGTAATGCACGGAGCTGATTATGTAAGTGATGATTTTGCCGCAGTGCATAAGAGGATCGGAAGAAGTTGGGGATGTCCTGCTGTTCCAAGAGATCTTACACAACCAATCATTAATACAATAAAAGGAAGAAATTGCCTTTTCATTTATTATCCCGATCAGAATTATCTTTCCAAATCGGAATGGTTAAAAACATCAGTTTAA
- the msrB gene encoding peptide-methionine (R)-S-oxide reductase MsrB: MENEAKNNPYYSRTDTTKLDISNEEWKKILAPDLYAIAREAATERAFTGKYNEFDEIGDYYCAVCGNHLFRSTSKFSSSCGWPSFFEADKEGVYYKKDNAYGMERVEVLCKRCDSHLGHVFDDGPKPTGLRYCMNSVSLEFAPDSQK, from the coding sequence ATGGAAAACGAAGCAAAAAACAATCCATATTATTCAAGAACAGATACTACTAAACTTGATATTTCCAATGAAGAGTGGAAAAAGATCTTAGCTCCAGATTTATATGCGATCGCCAGAGAAGCCGCAACAGAAAGAGCTTTTACCGGAAAATACAATGAATTTGACGAAATCGGAGATTATTATTGCGCCGTTTGTGGAAATCATTTATTCCGTTCTACTTCAAAATTTTCGAGTAGTTGCGGATGGCCAAGTTTCTTTGAAGCAGATAAAGAAGGCGTATATTATAAAAAAGACAATGCATACGGAATGGAAAGAGTAGAGGTGCTTTGCAAAAGGTGTGACTCGCATTTGGGGCACGTCTTTGATGATGGTCCGAAGCCTACAGGACTGCGTTATTGCATGAATTCCGTAAGCTTAGAATTTGCTCCTGATTCGCAAAAATAA
- a CDS encoding DUF445 domain-containing protein, whose protein sequence is MNDEAKRKQLRKYKAFATGLFVLMAIVFIITTILQKSNDSHWIGYVRAFSEAAMVGALADWFAVTALFCHPLGLPIPHTNLIENSKERLGDNLGSFVVSNFLSPQNIRPYIQKLKVSNFVGEWLTKEKNQEILIKNLSDIVLDILNKLDDSTVSSFISKKVSEMTDDIKLNKIIGNGINYLLDKNDHQRIITNLSKQIKDYIIENDEMIQKRVKEGSYSFIPSFVDNKIADKIASGLADFFKEVEEDPEHDIRTLITKKIYEFSTDLKEDPKWEDEFKDIKNNFLKNDKLDEYSNDIWFSIKKTLMKELQDDESSLKNYLSKNLNEFSENLKTDEKLQNKIDHWVRVTAYKYILKNTHQFGNLISSTVGNWKGKELSEKLELEVGKDLQFIRVNGTLVGGLVGLIIYTISHFFI, encoded by the coding sequence ATGAATGATGAAGCGAAAAGAAAACAGTTAAGAAAATATAAAGCATTTGCCACGGGACTCTTTGTGTTGATGGCCATTGTGTTTATTATTACCACGATTCTCCAGAAATCAAATGATTCACATTGGATTGGATATGTGCGTGCTTTTTCTGAAGCGGCAATGGTTGGTGCGTTGGCCGATTGGTTTGCTGTTACCGCTTTATTTTGTCATCCGCTTGGTTTGCCGATTCCACATACTAATTTGATTGAAAACAGCAAAGAAAGGCTTGGAGACAACTTGGGAAGCTTTGTCGTGTCTAATTTTCTTTCCCCTCAAAATATACGTCCTTATATTCAGAAACTTAAAGTTTCAAATTTTGTTGGAGAATGGCTTACTAAGGAGAAAAATCAGGAAATTTTAATTAAAAACCTTTCCGATATTGTGTTGGATATTCTGAATAAGCTAGATGATTCTACGGTAAGCAGTTTCATCAGTAAAAAGGTTTCGGAAATGACGGATGATATTAAATTGAACAAAATCATCGGAAACGGAATCAACTATCTTTTAGACAAAAACGATCATCAGAGAATTATCACCAACCTCTCCAAACAAATCAAAGATTATATTATTGAAAATGATGAAATGATTCAGAAACGCGTAAAAGAGGGAAGTTATTCTTTTATTCCGTCTTTTGTTGACAATAAAATTGCAGATAAGATTGCCAGCGGGCTTGCAGATTTTTTCAAAGAAGTGGAAGAAGATCCTGAACATGATATCAGAACTTTGATCACAAAAAAGATCTATGAATTTTCAACTGATTTAAAAGAAGATCCAAAATGGGAAGATGAATTTAAAGACATTAAAAATAATTTTCTTAAAAACGATAAACTAGACGAATATTCTAACGATATCTGGTTTTCCATTAAAAAAACTTTGATGAAAGAACTTCAAGACGATGAATCTTCATTAAAAAATTATCTTTCTAAAAACCTGAATGAGTTTTCGGAAAATCTTAAAACTGACGAAAAACTTCAAAATAAAATAGATCATTGGGTTCGTGTCACCGCTTACAAATACATTCTTAAAAATACCCATCAATTCGGAAACCTCATCAGTTCAACCGTTGGCAACTGGAAAGGTAAAGAATTAAGCGAAAAACTGGAATTAGAAGTCGGAAAAGATCTCCAATTTATTCGCGTTAACGGAACTTTGGTCGGCGGATTGGTTGGTTTGATTATCTACACGATCTCTCATTTCTTCATCTAA
- a CDS encoding quinone-dependent dihydroorotate dehydrogenase produces the protein MYKSLIRPILFKFDPEEVHHFTFSMLKNFGFLTKLFFPKPIEDKRLEREVFGLKFKNPVGLAAGFDKNAVLFNELGDLGFGFVEIGTVTPRAQAGNPKKRLFRLIEDGGIINRMGFNNDGLEAAIEKLKGNKGKIIIGGNIGKNTDTNPENYTQDYLDCFEGLHPHVDYFVLNVSCPNVGSHAKLEDVEYLRELITEVKKINQSKSVQKPILLKIAPDLNNQQLDEIIELIAETKIDGIVVSNTSVNREGLKTSAEALEQIGNGGLSGKPIRERSTKMIKYLSDKSNRAFPIIGVGGIHSAKDAIEKLNAGATLIQLYTGFIYEGPELINEINKEILKRASRLPR, from the coding sequence ATGTACAAATCGCTTATTCGCCCGATCCTTTTCAAATTTGATCCTGAAGAAGTTCATCACTTTACTTTTTCAATGCTTAAAAATTTTGGATTTCTTACCAAATTATTTTTTCCTAAACCTATTGAAGATAAACGTCTGGAAAGAGAAGTTTTCGGATTAAAATTTAAAAATCCTGTTGGATTGGCAGCTGGTTTTGATAAAAATGCCGTGTTGTTTAACGAACTGGGAGATTTAGGTTTTGGATTTGTAGAAATCGGGACGGTAACGCCAAGAGCACAAGCCGGAAATCCTAAGAAAAGATTGTTCCGTTTAATAGAAGACGGCGGAATCATTAATAGAATGGGTTTCAACAACGACGGTTTGGAAGCAGCGATCGAAAAACTGAAAGGCAATAAAGGAAAAATAATCATCGGTGGAAACATCGGAAAAAATACAGATACAAACCCGGAAAATTACACGCAAGATTATCTGGATTGTTTCGAAGGTCTTCATCCTCACGTAGATTATTTTGTACTGAATGTAAGCTGTCCGAATGTCGGAAGTCATGCAAAACTAGAAGATGTAGAATATTTACGTGAATTGATTACGGAGGTTAAAAAAATCAACCAATCGAAATCTGTACAGAAACCAATATTGCTGAAAATAGCTCCGGATTTGAACAATCAGCAGCTTGATGAAATCATTGAATTGATTGCAGAAACAAAAATCGACGGAATTGTAGTTTCCAATACATCGGTAAATAGAGAAGGATTAAAAACTTCAGCTGAGGCTTTAGAACAAATAGGAAATGGAGGTTTAAGCGGAAAACCAATTCGTGAGAGAAGTACAAAAATGATCAAATATCTTTCAGATAAAAGCAACAGAGCTTTCCCAATCATCGGAGTTGGCGGAATTCACTCTGCAAAAGATGCGATTGAAAAATTAAATGCAGGAGCTACTTTAATTCAGTTATACACCGGATTTATTTATGAAGGCCCTGAATTGATCAACGAAATCAACAAAGAAATTTTAAAAAGAGCAAGTAGATTGCCTAGATAA
- a CDS encoding pseudouridine synthase — MLEILYRDEHLIAINKPSGLLVHKSFYAGEADTYAIQELRNQIGQKVYPVHRLDRKTSGVLLFTLDKETLRTMSDQFASREVEKKYIAILRGWAKEEETIDYDLVNENEVKQNAITYYHRLQTSEIDLPFLKHQTSRYCLVEAIPETGRFHQLRKHFKHILHPILGCRKHGCNKQNKLWLQTFEINKMTLHAHQLIFNHPISNERITVNATIDDEFKRVGDILKFDLSAYS, encoded by the coding sequence ATGTTAGAAATTCTTTATCGCGACGAACATCTTATTGCCATCAATAAACCAAGCGGATTATTGGTTCATAAATCTTTTTATGCAGGAGAAGCCGATACTTATGCTATTCAGGAATTAAGAAACCAGATTGGACAAAAAGTTTATCCTGTTCATCGTCTTGACCGAAAAACTTCGGGTGTTTTGTTGTTCACTTTAGATAAAGAAACCTTGAGAACTATGAGCGATCAGTTTGCATCACGAGAAGTGGAAAAGAAATACATCGCTATTCTTCGGGGTTGGGCGAAAGAAGAGGAAACCATAGATTATGATTTGGTTAATGAAAACGAAGTCAAGCAAAACGCGATTACCTATTATCACCGCTTACAGACTTCGGAAATAGATTTGCCATTTTTAAAGCATCAAACTTCAAGATATTGTTTAGTTGAAGCCATTCCTGAAACGGGAAGATTTCATCAGCTGAGAAAACATTTTAAACATATTTTGCATCCGATTTTAGGTTGTCGAAAACATGGTTGCAATAAACAGAATAAATTGTGGCTTCAAACATTCGAAATCAACAAAATGACACTTCACGCCCATCAATTGATTTTCAATCATCCTATTTCCAACGAAAGAATTACGGTGAATGCCACTATAGATGATGAGTTCAAAAGAGTAGGAGATATTTTGAAGTTCGATTTGAGCGCTTATTCTTAA
- a CDS encoding transposase has product MVIIKNQKTEKEFWFLSNEFELSAKEISDYYRKRWDIEVFFRFLKQELNLTHLVSLNKNGIQVMVYMTMIASMLLLIYKKANNLGYKTAKRRIAMELRDMITAILIIFAGGNPDKVFKT; this is encoded by the coding sequence TTGGTTATTATTAAAAACCAGAAAACAGAAAAAGAATTTTGGTTTCTGAGCAATGAATTTGAACTCTCAGCTAAAGAAATCTCCGATTATTACAGGAAACGATGGGATATAGAAGTATTTTTCAGGTTTCTCAAACAAGAACTGAACCTTACCCATTTGGTTTCACTCAACAAAAATGGGATCCAAGTAATGGTTTATATGACCATGATTGCTTCAATGCTTCTCCTGATCTATAAAAAAGCAAATAATCTGGGGTATAAAACAGCTAAAAGAAGAATTGCTATGGAATTAAGAGATATGATCACTGCCATATTAATCATTTTTGCCGGTGGAAATCCCGATAAGGTTTTTAAAACATAA
- a CDS encoding glycine--tRNA ligase, whose translation MAKQEDVFKKVISHAKEYGFIFPSSEIYDGLSAVYDYGQNGAELKNNIKQYWWKAMVQLNENIVGIDSAILMHPTTWKASGHVDAFNDPLIDNKDSKKRFRADVLVEDYCLKIEDKENKEIEKAAKRFGESFDKAQFEATNPKILEYRAKRETILSRLAKSLENEDLADVKSLIEELEIADPDTGSKNWTEVRQFNLMFGTKLGASADSAMDLYLRPETAQGIFVNFLNVQKTSRHRLPFGIAQIGKAFRNEIVARQFIFRMREFEQMEMQFFVAPGTELEFYEQWKQKRLNWHLALGLGNDNYRFHDHEKLAHYANAAADIEFNFPFGFKELEGIHSRTDFDLKAHEEFSGRKLQFFDPERNENYVPYVVETSVGLDRLFLSIFSHCLRDEVLEDGSERTVLSLPPALAPIKAAILPLMKKDGLAEYAENIFNDLKYDFNLFYEEKDAIGKRYRRQDAVGTPYCITIDHDSLTDHTVTIRDRDTMQQERVPVSELRRIIDEKTNFRNLLSKL comes from the coding sequence ATGGCAAAGCAAGAAGATGTTTTCAAGAAAGTGATTTCTCACGCTAAAGAATATGGTTTTATTTTCCCTTCAAGTGAGATCTATGACGGTTTATCCGCTGTTTATGATTATGGACAGAACGGAGCCGAATTAAAAAATAATATCAAACAATATTGGTGGAAAGCGATGGTACAGCTTAACGAAAATATTGTGGGTATTGATTCTGCAATCCTTATGCACCCAACAACTTGGAAAGCATCTGGCCACGTAGACGCTTTCAACGATCCATTGATTGATAATAAAGATTCTAAAAAACGTTTCAGAGCAGACGTTTTGGTGGAAGATTACTGTTTGAAAATTGAAGATAAAGAGAACAAAGAAATTGAAAAAGCAGCAAAAAGATTCGGTGAATCTTTCGATAAAGCTCAATTTGAAGCGACAAATCCTAAAATTTTAGAATACAGAGCAAAAAGAGAAACTATTCTTTCAAGACTGGCAAAATCATTGGAAAATGAAGATCTTGCTGATGTAAAATCTTTAATTGAAGAATTGGAAATTGCTGATCCTGACACCGGTTCTAAAAACTGGACAGAAGTAAGACAATTCAACCTAATGTTCGGAACTAAATTGGGCGCTTCTGCAGACAGCGCAATGGATCTTTATTTAAGACCTGAAACTGCTCAAGGTATTTTCGTTAATTTCCTGAATGTTCAGAAAACTTCACGTCATAGACTTCCTTTTGGTATTGCTCAAATTGGAAAAGCATTTAGAAATGAAATCGTTGCAAGACAATTCATTTTCAGAATGCGTGAATTCGAACAAATGGAAATGCAATTTTTTGTAGCTCCAGGAACTGAACTTGAATTCTACGAACAATGGAAGCAAAAACGTCTTAACTGGCACTTAGCTTTAGGTTTAGGAAATGATAATTACAGATTCCACGATCATGAGAAATTAGCGCATTATGCGAATGCTGCAGCTGATATTGAATTTAATTTCCCATTCGGATTTAAAGAATTGGAAGGTATTCACTCTAGAACGGATTTTGATTTAAAAGCGCATGAAGAATTCTCAGGAAGAAAACTTCAGTTCTTCGATCCTGAAAGAAATGAAAATTATGTTCCTTATGTTGTAGAAACTTCTGTTGGTTTAGACAGATTATTCCTTTCAATTTTCTCTCATTGTTTAAGAGACGAAGTATTGGAAGACGGTTCAGAAAGAACAGTTTTATCATTACCACCGGCTTTAGCACCAATTAAAGCAGCAATTCTTCCATTAATGAAGAAAGATGGTTTAGCAGAATACGCAGAAAATATCTTTAACGATCTAAAATACGATTTCAACTTATTCTACGAAGAAAAAGATGCGATCGGAAAACGTTACAGAAGACAAGATGCAGTTGGAACACCTTATTGTATCACCATCGATCACGATTCTTTGACAGACCATACGGTAACGATAAGAGACAGAGACACAATGCAGCAGGAAAGAGTTCCGGTTTCAGAACTGAGACGAATTATCGATGAGAAAACGAATTTCAGAAATTTACTTTCTAAACTATAG